The sequence below is a genomic window from Bacillus sp. (in: firmicutes).
GAAAGAGACCGTGAAATCCGAGGTTTCATTCCAAACGAATATTGGACGATCGATGCAGGTTTTGTGAACCCGCAGAAGCCTCCTGATTTTAAAGCGAGGCTAACTCGTCGGGATGGTGAGAAAGCAGAAATAACAGGCGAGGGGGAAGTGAAGGGACTCGTCGAGGATATCAAAGCGGCGGATTATTGTGTAGTCGGCGTCAAACATGGCCAGCGCAAACGTAAACCAGTGGCACCCTTCACAACCAGCACAATGCAGCAAGCTGCATCTAGACGGTTCAATTACACTGCGCGTAAAACGATGGCTATCGCTCAGCAATTGTATGAGGGGCTTGATGTTGGCGAAGGTGATTCGTACGGTCTGATTACGTATATGCGTACAGATTCAACACAGGTGTCGAAAGAGGCGATTGGGGATGGCAGGCAATTTATCGAGAAGCGCTTTGGTAAAGAGTACCTTCCCGAGAATCCA
It includes:
- a CDS encoding DNA topoisomerase I (catalyzes the ATP-dependent breakage of single-stranded DNA followed by passage and rejoining, maintains net negative superhelicity), which translates into the protein ERDREIRGFIPNEYWTIDAGFVNPQKPPDFKARLTRRDGEKAEITGEGEVKGLVEDIKAADYCVVGVKHGQRKRKPVAPFTTSTMQQAASRRFNYTARKTMAIAQQLYEGLDVGEGDSYGLITYMRTDSTQVSKEAIGDGRQFIEKRFGKEYLPENPVIYKTRARGAQEAHEAIRPTSVSRTPERIKSYLSADQFKLYNLIWRRFVASQ